Proteins from one Marinobacter alexandrii genomic window:
- a CDS encoding helix-turn-helix domain-containing protein produces MIDTSLDSFNFYFFIAVVQGFILSAVILFRKPVRKPNICLGLLIFLFSLSLLHLILESSISGFNSRFPIPMDFGMAYGPLAYLHVLSLKKPKVHTSFRTYSHFVPSLVIDGILFTAIFLFIRSNEDWAYANLENIQAFALCIIALGLIQLGIYTYLIYTEAKSIHILPKEFPAIRKWFKILTVIWLVIIGFLAIAIPIALINIELLDENAHLLYIPVGVITGLCIYGLGYVYLLKYINPVNTYIDRSSKVKFSDNEMEAKKITLLEVIETNELYRDHKLSVTKLAEHLQWPINDVSIIINETLSTNFNDLINGFRVKTFKELSHKPETKKYSILGVAQEVGFGSKASFYRAFKKEMGITPSEYLKSQGE; encoded by the coding sequence ATGATTGACACCTCACTCGATTCGTTCAATTTCTACTTTTTCATCGCAGTAGTTCAAGGCTTCATACTTTCTGCCGTGATTCTTTTTAGAAAGCCAGTAAGAAAGCCTAACATATGCCTGGGGTTGTTGATCTTCTTATTCTCACTTTCATTACTTCACTTGATTTTGGAGTCTTCCATTAGTGGGTTTAATTCCAGATTCCCCATACCAATGGATTTTGGCATGGCTTACGGTCCATTGGCATACCTTCATGTACTTTCTTTAAAAAAACCTAAAGTTCATACCAGTTTTCGGACGTATTCGCATTTTGTTCCCAGTCTGGTCATCGATGGAATACTCTTCACAGCTATCTTTCTTTTCATCAGATCAAATGAAGATTGGGCATACGCCAACCTTGAGAACATTCAAGCATTTGCATTATGTATCATAGCATTGGGATTGATACAACTTGGAATCTATACGTACCTCATTTATACTGAGGCCAAGTCTATTCATATACTTCCGAAAGAATTCCCGGCAATCCGCAAATGGTTCAAGATTCTTACCGTGATCTGGTTAGTAATCATTGGCTTTCTAGCTATAGCCATTCCTATTGCTCTTATCAATATTGAACTTTTAGATGAAAACGCACACCTACTTTATATTCCTGTAGGCGTCATAACAGGATTATGTATTTACGGGCTCGGTTATGTATACCTTCTCAAATACATCAATCCAGTCAATACCTACATAGATCGTTCGTCCAAAGTCAAGTTTTCAGACAATGAAATGGAAGCGAAAAAGATCACTCTTTTAGAAGTGATAGAAACAAATGAATTGTATAGAGATCATAAACTGAGTGTAACCAAACTTGCAGAACATCTTCAGTGGCCTATCAATGATGTGTCAATTATCATCAATGAAACTTTGTCCACCAATTTCAATGATCTCATCAATGGATTTAGAGTTAAAACCTTTAAAGAATTATCTCATAAGCCTGAGACAAAAAAGTATTCTATTTTGGGTGTCGCCCAAGAAGTTGGTTTTGGGTCGAAAGCCTCTTTTTATCGCGCTTTTAAGAAAGAAATGGGCATTACACCCAGCGAATACTTGAAATCTCAGGGTGAATAA
- a CDS encoding alpha/beta hydrolase: MTKTIFFIGVLIVSLSNAFGQGKLNLKQKKFKTTGESIISGDVGYLTVPENRLNPESRKIKIKFIRLKSLSKNPKEPILYLEGGGGASTSEAENPKFLDDWLSILEVADLILIDRRGTEDRKLIHIQKDGYPENFLVSEDAANKYYQKFTKEALSSFEKKGIDVQGYNIVEHAKDVHELTTALGIDRYSIFGFSFGTSIGMTMMKLYKEKIVNAVLVSADGPGQSFNYPSYLDHHFQKIAQMANQDEAINEEVPDLSKLLIRVMDKLTNEPAVVNVKHPLNKKSIQVKVGSYGLGMILRLDIDDVSDIPVIPRLLHSIDQGDHSILQWFVQKRIRYAIGLPGHGINQGIVSGASPERWARIQHEAKESLFGNVVNFPFSSAVPAWPETDLSFDTSEPLQSDVRTLFITGDLDCRTPVEQVDELTKGFSNSTHLVVKNAGHEQAKWAGAIWNGAIPQFFKGEDVSGIKAAYTKEIKFISVTGPAKGHPSLDGK, encoded by the coding sequence ATGACTAAGACAATATTTTTTATTGGCGTACTCATAGTGAGTCTCTCCAATGCATTCGGGCAAGGCAAGCTAAATCTTAAACAAAAAAAGTTTAAGACAACAGGAGAATCTATTATATCAGGAGATGTAGGGTATCTCACAGTTCCAGAAAATCGATTGAATCCAGAATCGCGAAAAATCAAGATTAAATTTATTAGGCTTAAAAGTCTATCCAAAAATCCTAAAGAACCAATTCTTTATCTAGAAGGTGGAGGAGGTGCCTCCACATCAGAAGCTGAGAATCCCAAATTTCTGGATGACTGGCTATCGATACTAGAAGTGGCAGACTTGATCTTAATTGATCGAAGAGGAACAGAGGATCGAAAGTTAATTCACATTCAAAAAGATGGGTATCCCGAAAATTTTTTAGTCTCTGAGGATGCTGCCAATAAGTACTATCAAAAGTTCACGAAGGAAGCATTAAGCTCATTTGAAAAAAAAGGTATTGATGTTCAGGGTTATAACATTGTTGAACATGCCAAGGATGTTCATGAATTGACAACAGCACTTGGCATTGACAGATATTCCATCTTCGGATTCAGCTTTGGCACAAGCATTGGAATGACTATGATGAAGTTATACAAAGAAAAAATAGTAAATGCAGTATTGGTTAGCGCAGATGGACCAGGGCAGTCATTCAACTATCCTTCCTATCTAGATCATCATTTTCAAAAAATAGCTCAGATGGCAAATCAAGATGAAGCAATTAACGAAGAGGTGCCCGACCTGAGTAAACTACTAATTCGCGTCATGGATAAGCTAACCAATGAACCAGCAGTAGTTAACGTAAAACATCCACTAAACAAAAAGTCAATCCAAGTAAAGGTTGGATCATATGGTCTTGGGATGATATTGAGGCTTGATATCGATGATGTTAGTGATATCCCTGTCATTCCAAGATTACTCCATAGCATTGATCAAGGTGATCATTCCATTCTTCAATGGTTTGTTCAAAAGAGAATACGCTATGCAATTGGGCTCCCAGGACATGGGATCAATCAAGGGATTGTCTCTGGGGCTTCTCCAGAACGATGGGCACGTATTCAACATGAAGCGAAAGAAAGTCTTTTCGGAAATGTTGTGAATTTTCCATTTAGCTCAGCAGTACCTGCTTGGCCGGAGACTGACTTATCCTTTGATACCTCCGAGCCACTTCAGTCTGATGTAAGAACACTCTTTATTACGGGAGACTTAGATTGCAGAACACCTGTAGAACAAGTGGATGAATTAACTAAAGGCTTTAGCAACTCTACTCATCTGGTTGTGAAAAATGCAGGACATGAACAAGCTAAGTGGGCTGGCGCAATTTGGAATGGAGCAATACCTCAATTTTTTAAAGGTGAGGATGTTTCAGGTATCAAAGCCGCTTACACAAAGGAAATAAAGTTTATTTCTGTAACTGGCCCAGCAAAAGGTCATCCATCATTGGATGGAAAATAA
- a CDS encoding pyridoxal-dependent decarboxylase translates to MNNSLDFSPEHFEKLLDKTSDLVINQLSDLEKKKAYHSFSQKEVESWFAENLPQEEMKPEEVLDVFKEKVMDTSTHNIGPYMYAYVMAGGSQMSILAEKLTATINQNVGKWHLGPAVSEIEKRVVKWTGELTHFGKDCGGVMVSGGSAANLAGLTVARNVFFENHKIREKGLFGMKPFTVYASTEVHGCIDKSMEELGIGTDLLRKIEVNEDFTINLDVLKEAITKDKLAGFTPFCLVGSAGTVNTGAIDDLAALASIAKEQDMWFHIDGAYGGLPACLDSIREEYKGIELADSLALDFHKWMYQTFEAGCLLVKNFDILQRTYYKKASYLDTRLEEQGRTNFNEHYFQLSRNAKAVKVWMSLKTYGMEKLRSMIQKDIDLAHYLADQVKEATDFELKSKSHLAVTCFQFTHGLTDEVEIDKLNRKLIPALEQDGRVFITGTIINNQFVIRACLINHRMNKDTVDYLVKVIREVGGKLVLQVSA, encoded by the coding sequence ATGAATAACTCACTAGACTTTTCTCCGGAGCACTTCGAAAAACTTCTTGATAAAACATCTGATCTTGTTATCAACCAGCTTTCTGATCTGGAAAAAAAGAAAGCTTACCATTCCTTTTCGCAGAAAGAAGTAGAAAGTTGGTTTGCTGAAAACTTGCCTCAAGAAGAAATGAAACCGGAAGAGGTTCTTGATGTTTTCAAAGAAAAAGTAATGGATACTTCCACTCACAACATTGGTCCGTATATGTATGCCTATGTTATGGCAGGTGGATCGCAAATGTCCATACTAGCAGAAAAACTGACAGCCACCATCAATCAAAATGTTGGTAAGTGGCATCTGGGGCCAGCCGTAAGTGAAATTGAGAAACGAGTAGTCAAATGGACTGGAGAGCTTACTCATTTCGGAAAAGACTGTGGCGGAGTGATGGTCAGCGGTGGTTCGGCAGCTAACCTTGCTGGGCTAACAGTAGCTCGCAACGTCTTTTTTGAGAATCACAAGATTAGGGAGAAGGGCCTATTCGGCATGAAACCATTCACAGTATATGCATCTACTGAGGTTCATGGATGTATAGACAAAAGCATGGAAGAGCTAGGCATTGGGACAGATCTGCTAAGAAAAATTGAAGTGAATGAGGACTTCACCATTAACCTTGATGTGTTGAAGGAAGCTATTACTAAGGATAAACTAGCCGGCTTCACTCCTTTTTGTTTGGTTGGTAGCGCAGGCACGGTAAACACCGGAGCTATCGACGATCTGGCCGCACTTGCATCCATTGCAAAAGAGCAAGATATGTGGTTCCATATTGATGGAGCATATGGTGGCCTTCCCGCTTGTCTGGATTCTATTCGAGAAGAATATAAAGGTATAGAATTGGCAGATTCATTAGCTCTAGACTTCCACAAGTGGATGTATCAAACATTTGAGGCTGGATGCTTACTGGTAAAGAATTTCGACATTCTTCAGCGCACCTACTATAAAAAAGCCTCGTATCTGGATACTCGTCTGGAAGAACAAGGTAGAACCAATTTCAATGAGCATTATTTCCAGCTATCCAGAAATGCCAAAGCGGTGAAGGTCTGGATGAGTCTGAAAACGTATGGTATGGAAAAGCTTAGATCTATGATCCAGAAGGACATTGACTTGGCACACTACCTCGCTGACCAAGTAAAAGAGGCAACTGATTTTGAGTTGAAAAGTAAATCACATTTAGCAGTTACCTGTTTTCAATTTACCCATGGATTAACAGATGAAGTTGAAATAGATAAGCTAAATAGGAAGCTTATTCCAGCACTTGAACAAGACGGACGAGTGTTTATCACTGGCACTATCATCAACAATCAATTTGTAATTCGTGCCTGCTTGATCAATCACCGTATGAATAAAGACACAGTGGATTACTTGGTGAAAGTCATTCGAGAAGTGGGTGGAAAGCTAGTATTACAAGTTTCTGCTTAA
- a CDS encoding response regulator transcription factor, which yields MTKRVLLAEDDEDLRNVLSQYLKVFDFDVECAQDGKEALELFKKETFDICVLDVMMPKMDGFTLAEKLIEINPDTPFIFLTARTLKEDKIKGLKLGADDYILKPFEADELVLRLNNIIKRNSRDIPVNDKSITITIGTYTLHTTRLTLTRQGETQNLTKREVELIQFLSAHKNAVMKREEILEAVWSSSDFFSGRSMDVFISRVRKYFKDDPTISIESMRGVGLEFKVG from the coding sequence ATGACAAAACGTGTGTTGTTAGCAGAAGATGATGAGGATCTCAGAAATGTATTGAGTCAGTATCTGAAAGTGTTTGATTTCGATGTGGAGTGCGCACAAGATGGAAAAGAGGCATTGGAGCTTTTCAAGAAAGAAACGTTTGATATCTGTGTGTTGGATGTGATGATGCCAAAGATGGACGGCTTCACACTGGCCGAAAAACTGATTGAAATAAATCCCGACACTCCTTTCATATTTCTCACAGCTAGAACACTTAAAGAAGACAAAATCAAAGGACTGAAGCTAGGTGCCGACGATTATATCCTTAAACCATTTGAAGCGGATGAACTGGTTTTGCGATTGAATAATATCATAAAAAGGAATAGTAGAGATATTCCGGTTAACGATAAATCAATAACAATTACCATTGGTACATACACTTTACATACCACTCGCCTGACGCTTACTAGACAAGGTGAAACACAGAACCTAACTAAGCGAGAAGTGGAGCTCATTCAGTTCTTGTCTGCTCATAAAAATGCAGTGATGAAACGAGAGGAAATTTTGGAAGCGGTGTGGAGCAGTAGTGATTTCTTCTCTGGTAGAAGCATGGATGTCTTCATTAGCAGGGTACGGAAATACTTCAAAGATGATCCCACTATTTCCATTGAAAGTATGCGGGGAGTGGGGCTGGAATTTAAGGTAGGTTAA
- a CDS encoding MarR family transcriptional regulator, whose amino-acid sequence MQYDFVNELGYLGLSVRLKRLSDAMVHSGRQMYKSLDLDIEPNWFLIFRLLQKYNQLSVTEIAAKLHFSHPSIITMINKMETAGYLNSSVDKSDSRKTNFTLSKKAEENLPRFEEIWTAGTEGVRKLFPEENNFMDQLEALEIHYSQKDFKTRTLNELGNE is encoded by the coding sequence ATGCAATACGATTTCGTCAATGAGCTGGGTTACTTAGGCTTATCAGTCCGTTTGAAGCGTCTCAGTGATGCCATGGTGCACAGTGGACGACAGATGTACAAATCACTGGATTTGGATATTGAACCCAACTGGTTCCTCATATTTAGGCTCCTCCAGAAATACAATCAACTATCTGTTACAGAAATAGCTGCAAAGCTTCATTTCTCCCACCCTTCCATAATTACCATGATTAATAAAATGGAGACAGCCGGTTATCTCAACTCTTCAGTAGATAAATCAGATTCCAGAAAGACAAATTTCACCCTATCTAAAAAAGCTGAAGAAAACCTACCTCGGTTTGAAGAAATATGGACTGCTGGGACAGAAGGCGTAAGAAAGCTCTTTCCAGAAGAAAACAATTTCATGGATCAGCTGGAAGCATTAGAGATCCATTACAGTCAAAAAGATTTTAAAACACGCACATTAAACGAATTAGGAAATGAATAA
- a CDS encoding radical SAM protein, which yields MPKEIEVKSVLNKTKKRDSWFLDDYTFNPYSSCSFNCLYCYIRGSKYGINLEQSLSVKTNAIELLDKQLSNKAKKNQYGIIVLSSATDPYLQVEKKYQLTQRALEVILKHRFPVHIITKSDLIERDFDLLKEINEQAILPEDLNTLDRGTIISFSFSTLLDEVGKIFEPGATKPTQRLAALEKTVNEGFLTGVSLMPLLPYISDTTEQLDLAFQTFSDMQVNYVLPATITLFGNGDANSKKLVMNALEKHYPELVEKYEKFFQHGSQMPYYYQTAFKKKMEELSLTYKIPNAILKYTSS from the coding sequence ATGCCCAAAGAAATTGAGGTAAAATCTGTATTAAATAAGACTAAGAAACGAGACTCCTGGTTTCTCGATGATTACACATTCAACCCGTATAGCAGTTGCTCATTTAACTGTTTGTATTGCTACATACGAGGAAGTAAGTATGGAATAAATCTAGAGCAAAGCTTATCCGTCAAAACCAATGCCATAGAGCTTCTCGATAAGCAGCTCTCTAATAAAGCTAAAAAAAATCAATATGGAATTATCGTGCTTTCCTCTGCAACCGATCCATACCTGCAAGTAGAAAAGAAGTACCAATTAACACAAAGGGCTTTAGAGGTAATATTAAAACATCGATTCCCTGTCCATATCATTACCAAATCCGACTTGATCGAACGAGATTTTGACTTATTGAAAGAAATAAATGAACAAGCCATACTTCCGGAAGATCTAAATACACTAGATAGAGGCACTATCATCAGCTTCTCTTTCTCCACTTTACTAGATGAAGTGGGGAAGATCTTTGAGCCAGGAGCAACTAAACCTACACAAAGGTTAGCAGCACTGGAAAAAACGGTGAATGAAGGATTTCTCACGGGGGTAAGCTTGATGCCTCTTTTGCCCTATATATCTGACACTACCGAACAACTTGATTTGGCATTTCAAACATTCAGCGATATGCAGGTCAACTATGTCCTTCCAGCAACAATCACCCTGTTTGGAAATGGAGATGCTAATAGTAAGAAACTAGTAATGAATGCCTTAGAAAAGCATTATCCCGAATTAGTTGAAAAGTATGAGAAGTTTTTCCAGCATGGATCGCAAATGCCATACTATTATCAAACTGCTTTTAAAAAGAAGATGGAGGAGCTGAGTCTGACATACAAAATTCCAAATGCTATTCTTAAGTATACCTCTTCATGA
- a CDS encoding HAMP domain-containing sensor histidine kinase, which produces MKNKITLLIIASVVGLVSLSVVQTYLINNTYQLRKEAFIEDMSESVSFIDDHLTKIDSIRSVWRDDLIEITAEFKKGKIERDAILEQFREKTIAMNPGFLSVLRTELKENEINSPIQFQKRVRSIVILDSIKNDTLYAGNLNGTSYILGDDFDDKEYKLGQSTSYSEYTFNTIRDGNEVSEMMRMNFETETIMSIEGWENEVLLQMKGLLLISASIFLFVFGVLFYSIKNLITQKKIAEVKTDFINNISHEFKTPLATLTLATGILKTKGARQSDTIKIIERQNHKLQKLLDQVLDNSLSYNEIKLNKELVNIEDFLSTLLDDFELAMLNENAEISRNFTLNEKKASIDRFYLSTALSNMLDNAVKYNESVVKIQFQASASGSLRIVIEDNGIGISEREQKSLFEKFYRVGNNETHEVKGLGLGLYYANQIVIAHGGKIEVKSKVNQGSSFIVELPLTQS; this is translated from the coding sequence ATGAAGAATAAGATCACACTTCTTATTATTGCTTCAGTTGTTGGCTTGGTGTCACTTTCTGTTGTTCAAACATATTTAATCAATAATACCTATCAACTAAGGAAAGAAGCTTTTATTGAGGATATGAGTGAATCTGTCTCTTTCATTGATGACCACCTGACCAAAATAGACTCGATCCGTTCTGTTTGGCGAGATGATCTCATTGAAATAACCGCAGAATTCAAGAAAGGCAAGATTGAACGAGATGCAATCCTCGAACAATTTCGAGAAAAAACAATAGCAATGAACCCCGGCTTTCTTAGTGTTTTAAGGACTGAACTAAAAGAAAACGAAATCAATTCTCCCATTCAATTTCAAAAAAGAGTACGCTCTATTGTGATTCTGGATTCTATCAAAAATGACACCTTGTATGCTGGTAATCTGAATGGTACATCATACATTCTTGGTGATGATTTTGACGATAAAGAATATAAATTGGGTCAGTCTACTTCATATTCGGAATACACTTTTAACACCATTCGAGATGGTAATGAAGTTTCAGAAATGATGAGGATGAATTTTGAGACAGAGACGATAATGAGCATTGAAGGGTGGGAGAATGAGGTTCTACTGCAGATGAAAGGGTTGTTATTGATCTCTGCTTCAATTTTTCTGTTCGTTTTCGGAGTACTTTTCTATTCAATCAAGAATCTGATCACCCAGAAAAAAATAGCAGAAGTGAAGACTGATTTTATCAACAATATCTCTCATGAATTCAAAACACCACTAGCAACTCTGACGCTGGCTACAGGGATACTGAAGACCAAAGGTGCAAGGCAATCGGATACCATTAAAATTATAGAAAGACAAAATCACAAACTCCAGAAGTTGCTGGACCAAGTGTTAGATAATTCACTTAGCTATAACGAAATCAAATTGAATAAGGAACTAGTTAATATTGAAGACTTTTTATCAACACTATTAGATGATTTTGAGCTAGCTATGCTGAATGAAAATGCGGAGATAAGCCGCAATTTTACGCTCAATGAAAAGAAGGCCTCTATCGACCGTTTTTATCTCTCCACTGCTTTGTCTAACATGCTTGATAATGCTGTTAAATACAACGAAAGCGTAGTGAAAATTCAGTTTCAGGCGAGCGCTAGTGGTTCGCTCAGAATTGTGATTGAAGATAATGGAATAGGAATTTCTGAGAGAGAACAGAAAAGTCTATTTGAAAAATTCTATCGGGTGGGAAATAATGAAACTCATGAGGTGAAAGGGTTGGGCCTTGGACTCTATTATGCGAACCAAATTGTTATAGCGCATGGAGGAAAAATTGAAGTGAAAAGCAAAGTGAATCAAGGAAGCTCGTTTATCGTAGAGCTGCCGTTAACTCAAAGTTGA
- a CDS encoding peptidylprolyl isomerase has protein sequence MKTNLTILLLFILASCSTPQTNEEEPKPIQVELQTTKGAIVLELSDKTPQHRDNFVKLVEEGAYDSVLFHRVINDFVVQAGERDSTDISKNDKIRDYKVPAEFDSSLFHKRGALGAARDGNPERASSAIQFYIVQRGPNADSLIDKGETRINNWLANHYTLNAPENQALKNSLVNAMEQENWEIYSALNDSIQSLSESFDFDKYEIPEAHREIYRNIGGAPHLDQNYTVFGDVIKGMNVVDSIATIQVNDQGRPIEDVRIISAQIIK, from the coding sequence ATGAAAACTAACCTTACCATTCTTCTACTATTCATTCTAGCATCTTGTTCTACTCCTCAAACCAATGAAGAAGAACCCAAGCCTATTCAGGTTGAATTGCAAACCACAAAGGGAGCTATCGTCCTAGAGTTATCAGATAAAACCCCTCAACATCGCGATAACTTTGTAAAGTTGGTTGAGGAAGGTGCATACGATAGTGTATTGTTTCATCGAGTGATTAATGACTTTGTCGTTCAAGCAGGTGAACGCGATAGCACAGATATTTCTAAAAATGATAAAATAAGAGATTATAAAGTACCCGCAGAATTCGACTCTTCTTTATTTCATAAACGTGGTGCTTTAGGAGCAGCCCGAGATGGTAATCCGGAAAGAGCCTCCTCTGCGATTCAGTTTTACATTGTACAAAGAGGACCGAATGCAGATAGTCTGATAGATAAAGGAGAAACACGTATCAATAACTGGCTTGCAAATCATTACACTCTGAACGCACCTGAAAATCAAGCTTTAAAAAACTCATTGGTAAATGCAATGGAACAGGAGAATTGGGAGATATATTCCGCACTTAATGATTCTATTCAATCACTATCAGAATCATTCGATTTTGATAAATATGAAATACCTGAGGCTCACCGAGAAATTTATCGCAACATTGGTGGTGCTCCGCACCTCGATCAGAATTACACCGTCTTTGGAGATGTTATAAAAGGCATGAACGTTGTAGACTCCATTGCTACCATACAGGTTAATGACCAAGGTCGTCCAATTGAAGATGTGCGAATTATCTCTGCTCAAATTATTAAATAG
- a CDS encoding DUF2784 domain-containing protein, which translates to MNVFLDYFLTFFHSAFVLFVLFGWIPKSTRKAHLLAILLVLFAWLVIGLYKGVIGYCPLTDWHWDIKRALGERNIPSSFTEYMLEKITGIDFDRKLVDIGTATGLILSILLATYVNLKSYLSSRKRVL; encoded by the coding sequence ATGAATGTTTTTTTAGATTATTTTCTTACATTTTTCCACAGCGCTTTTGTACTGTTTGTTTTGTTTGGATGGATACCCAAGTCAACGAGGAAAGCACACCTTCTAGCTATTTTACTTGTCTTGTTTGCCTGGCTGGTGATCGGACTTTACAAAGGAGTCATTGGCTACTGTCCACTCACAGATTGGCACTGGGATATCAAAAGAGCATTGGGCGAACGTAATATTCCAAGTTCATTTACTGAGTACATGTTGGAAAAAATCACTGGAATTGACTTTGATAGAAAGCTGGTTGATATTGGAACTGCAACAGGTCTTATTTTGAGTATTCTTCTAGCGACGTATGTGAATCTCAAGAGCTATCTCTCCTCAAGAAAAAGAGTTCTATAA